The following are encoded together in the Glycine max cultivar Williams 82 chromosome 8, Glycine_max_v4.0, whole genome shotgun sequence genome:
- the LOC100785156 gene encoding transcription factor bHLH68 isoform X2 produces MNRGVLQSSPVQQMMARNPNNWWNINTMRPPPPSQASAPFFSTPSNFLTPYNPTSLPLPSWHDNNQELPESWSQLLMSGMVSEEEKGGMCQIQSKKLENWEQQMLSQAPSAPIVDVKQESSVNSYVYGHGTNEEFQAAKPITWSQIVPASSPKSCVTSFSSSMLDFSNNNADARPPPPDPSSECNSSTATGGAFKKARVQPPTTQSTFKVRKEKLGDRITALHQLVSPFGKTDTASVLLEAIGYIRFLQSQIEALSLPYLGSGSGNMRHQQSVQGEKNCIFPEDPGQLLNENCLKRKAASSEQDSQEEANKDLRSRGLCLVPVSCTLQVGSDNGADYWAPAFGGGFR; encoded by the exons ATGAATAGAGGTGTTTTGCAAAGCTCACCGGTGCAACAAATGATGGCCAGAAACCCTAACAACTGGTGGAACATCAACACCATGCgccctcctcctccttctcaaGCTTCTGCACCTTTCTTCTCCACTCCTTCCAACTTTCTAACTCCTTATAACCCCacttctcttcctcttccttcttGGCATGACAACAATCAAGAGCTACCCGAGTCATGGAGCCAGCTACTCAT GAGTGGGATGGTGtctgaagaagagaaagggggtATGTGCCAGATTCAGTCAAAGAAGTTGGAGAACTGGGAGCAACAAATGCTAAGCCAGGCTCCAAGTGCTCCTATTGTTGATGTTAAGCAAGAAAGCTCGGTGAACAGCTATGTGTATGGGCATGGAACAAACGAAGAGTTTCAAGCAGCAAAGCCAATTACATGGTCTCAAATAGTGCCTGCTTCTTCCCCCAAATCATGTGTAACAAGTTTCAGCAGCAGCATGTTGGATTTCTCCAACAATAACGCCGATGCGAGGCCTCCTCCACCAGATCCATCCTCAGAG tgtAATAGCAGTACTGCAACTGGTGGGGCATTCAAGAAAGCTAGGGTTCAACCGCCCACAACTCAGTCGACCTTCAAG GTTAGGAAGGAGAAATTAGGTGACAGAATTACCGCCCTTCATCAACTCGTTTCCCCATTCGGAAAG ACTGACACGGCTTCTGTCTTATTAGAAGCTATTGGGTATATCAGATTCCTTCAGAGTCAAATTGAG GCCCTTAGCTTACCATACTTGGGCAGTGGATCAGGAAACATGAGGCACCAACAATCC GTTCAAGGAGAGAAGAATTGTATATTCCCTGAAGACCCCGGTCAG TTGCTGAATGAAAACTGTTTGAAGAGGAAAGCAGCTAGTAGTGAGCAG GATTCTCAAGAAGAAGCAAATAAAGACCTGAGGAGTAGAGGGTTGTGCCTGGTTCCAGTGTCATGTACGCTCCAAGTTGGAAGTGACAATGGAGCTGACTATTGGGCTCCTGCTTTTGGTGGGGGATTTCGGTAG
- the LOC100785156 gene encoding transcription factor bHLH68 isoform X1 has product MNRGVLQSSPVQQMMARNPNNWWNINTMRPPPPSQASAPFFSTPSNFLTPYNPTSLPLPSWHDNNQELPESWSQLLMSGMVSEEEKGGMCQIQSKKLENWEQQMLSQAPSAPIVDVKQESSVNSYVYGHGTNEEFQAAKPITWSQIVPASSPKSCVTSFSSSMLDFSNNNADARPPPPDPSSECNSSTATGGAFKKARVQPPTTQSTFKVRKEKLGDRITALHQLVSPFGKTDTASVLLEAIGYIRFLQSQIEVINVYSPRSVDFCKRPRESVNSDGTLDALSLPYLGSGSGNMRHQQSVQGEKNCIFPEDPGQLLNENCLKRKAASSEQDSQEEANKDLRSRGLCLVPVSCTLQVGSDNGADYWAPAFGGGFR; this is encoded by the exons ATGAATAGAGGTGTTTTGCAAAGCTCACCGGTGCAACAAATGATGGCCAGAAACCCTAACAACTGGTGGAACATCAACACCATGCgccctcctcctccttctcaaGCTTCTGCACCTTTCTTCTCCACTCCTTCCAACTTTCTAACTCCTTATAACCCCacttctcttcctcttccttcttGGCATGACAACAATCAAGAGCTACCCGAGTCATGGAGCCAGCTACTCAT GAGTGGGATGGTGtctgaagaagagaaagggggtATGTGCCAGATTCAGTCAAAGAAGTTGGAGAACTGGGAGCAACAAATGCTAAGCCAGGCTCCAAGTGCTCCTATTGTTGATGTTAAGCAAGAAAGCTCGGTGAACAGCTATGTGTATGGGCATGGAACAAACGAAGAGTTTCAAGCAGCAAAGCCAATTACATGGTCTCAAATAGTGCCTGCTTCTTCCCCCAAATCATGTGTAACAAGTTTCAGCAGCAGCATGTTGGATTTCTCCAACAATAACGCCGATGCGAGGCCTCCTCCACCAGATCCATCCTCAGAG tgtAATAGCAGTACTGCAACTGGTGGGGCATTCAAGAAAGCTAGGGTTCAACCGCCCACAACTCAGTCGACCTTCAAG GTTAGGAAGGAGAAATTAGGTGACAGAATTACCGCCCTTCATCAACTCGTTTCCCCATTCGGAAAG ACTGACACGGCTTCTGTCTTATTAGAAGCTATTGGGTATATCAGATTCCTTCAGAGTCAAATTGAGGTCATTAATGTTTATTCTCCTCGCTCTGTCGATTTTTGCAAACGACCACGAGAGTCAGTGAATAGTGATGGCACGCTAGAT GCCCTTAGCTTACCATACTTGGGCAGTGGATCAGGAAACATGAGGCACCAACAATCC GTTCAAGGAGAGAAGAATTGTATATTCCCTGAAGACCCCGGTCAG TTGCTGAATGAAAACTGTTTGAAGAGGAAAGCAGCTAGTAGTGAGCAG GATTCTCAAGAAGAAGCAAATAAAGACCTGAGGAGTAGAGGGTTGTGCCTGGTTCCAGTGTCATGTACGCTCCAAGTTGGAAGTGACAATGGAGCTGACTATTGGGCTCCTGCTTTTGGTGGGGGATTTCGGTAG